A single region of the Brassica rapa cultivar Chiifu-401-42 chromosome A03, CAAS_Brap_v3.01, whole genome shotgun sequence genome encodes:
- the LOC103858308 gene encoding uncharacterized protein LOC103858308: MATTARVLCFVLVMVLMGCCCSAKIYQVGDSEGWRAKGGTYYTWARRKEFQVGDSLLFEYDGNVNDVTRVSSAFEYQFCNSASPQAVYKTGHDLVTLTEPGYHFFISSNHSQCVAGQKLVVFVVQYHQIPPPPPRKILPFAKDFKVGDSQEWRVPDESDFYAKWSEQKQFHVGDNLLFYYNYEVDDVLEVSGDLEFKSCDTSSPVAVHNSGQDLVRITKPGIHYFITSKTGHCEDGLKLRVLVRPLSRGVPNKMPLSPLDRLIKWLQSFRPQPHH; the protein is encoded by the coding sequence ATGGCAACAACAGCAAGAGTCTTATGCTTCGTGCTTGTGATGGTTCTAATGGGATGTTGTTGCTCGGCAAAAATTTACCAAGTCGGAGACTCGGAGGGATGGAGAGCGAAGGGCGGCACCTATTACACTTGGGCTAGGCGTAAGGAATTCCAGGTGGGGGATTCTCTGCTCTTTGAATACGATGGTAACGTCAACGACGTCACTCGAGTTTCCAGTGCTTTCGAATACCAATTCTGCAACTCTGCTTCTCCTCAAGCTGTCTACAAAACGGGCCACGATCTCGTGACTCTCACGGAACCAGGTTATCACTTCTTCATCAGCTCAAATCATTCTCAATGCGTAGCCGGACAGAAGCTCGTCGTTTTTGTCGTCCAATACCATCAGattcctccaccaccaccgagAAAGATCCTTCCGTTTGCAAAAGATTTCAAGGTCGGTGACTCCCAAGAATGGAGGGTTCCTGACGAAAGTGACTTCTATGCCAAGTGGAGTGAGCAGAAACAGTTTCACGTGGGAGACAATCTTCTTTTCTACTACAACTACGAAGTCGACGACGTCTTAGAAGTCAGCGGTGATCTTGAGTTCAAATCTTGCGACACTTCCTCTCCTGTTGCCGTGCACAATTCGGGACAAGACCTCGTAAGGATAACAAAACCAGGAATCCACTATTTCATAACCTCGAAGACTGGTCATTGTGAGGATGGGCTTAAGCTTCGAGTGTTGGTGCGACCACTATCCAGAGGTGTTCCCAACAAGATGCCGTTGTCACCTTTGGACCGCCTCATCAAGTGGCTGCAGTCCTTCAGACCCCAACCCCATCATTAA
- the LOC103858307 gene encoding 60S acidic ribosomal protein P2-1, translating into MKVVAAFLLAVLSGKASPTSADIKDILGSVGAETEDAQIELLLKEVKGKDCAELIAVGREKLASVPCGGGGVAMASAPSAGGGGGAAPAAEAKKEEKKEEKEESDDDMGFSLFE; encoded by the exons ATGAAGGTTGTCGCTGCGTTCTTACTCGCCGTTTTGAGCGGGAAAGCTTCTCCAACCAGTGCCGATATCAAGGACATCCTTGGATCAG TTGGGGCTGAAACAGAAGATGCTCAGATTGAGCTTTTGTTGAAGGAAGTTAAAGGGAAAGACTGTGCTGAGCTAATTGCTGTCGGAAGGGAGAAGCTAGCTTCTGTCCCGTGCGGCGGTGGTGGTGTTGCGATGGCTTCTGCTCCATCTGCTGGCGGTGGAGGAGGTGCTGCTCCTGCGGCTGAGGCCaagaaggaagagaagaaagaagagaaggaagaatCCGATGAT GACATGGGTTTCAGTCTATTCGAGTAA